From the Billgrantia sulfidoxydans genome, one window contains:
- a CDS encoding YheU family protein, producing MSDGRFIEVPYRMLPGETLDALLETFVTRQGYDTSDTGEGMRGWVGQLKRQLERGELIIAHDLQTETTEVMTLAQWRAFGRDLADDEEEG from the coding sequence ATGAGCGACGGTCGCTTCATCGAGGTGCCCTACCGCATGCTGCCGGGCGAGACCCTGGACGCCCTGCTGGAAACCTTCGTCACCCGCCAGGGCTACGACACCAGCGACACCGGCGAGGGCATGCGCGGCTGGGTCGGCCAGCTCAAGCGCCAGCTCGAGCGCGGCGAGCTGATCATCGCCCACGACCTGCAGACCGAAACCACCGAGGTGATGACGCTGGCCCAGTGGCGCGCCTTCGGCCGCGACCTGGCCGACGACGAGGAGGAGGGCTAG